Proteins found in one Takifugu flavidus isolate HTHZ2018 chromosome 7, ASM371156v2, whole genome shotgun sequence genomic segment:
- the ing5a gene encoding inhibitor of growth protein 5a isoform X1: protein MATAIYLEHYLDSIENLPCELQRNFTLMRDLDNRTEEKKAEIEKLAEEYVVTVKNLASEQRVEHLQKIQNAYSKCKEFSDDKVQLAMQTYEMVDKHIRRLDADLARFENELKEKLEVGGYESTDGRAVKKGESRGLREKRGSKGRGRKGSDEDSPKKKKMKNSPDLSDALLPMQPSDVLDMPVDPNEPTYCLCHQVSYGEMIGCDNPDCPIEWFHFACVDLATKPKGKWFCPRCTQDKKKK from the exons ATGGCGACGGCAATATACTTGGAACATTACCTAGACA GTATTGAGAACCTACCATGCGAGTTACAGAGAAACTTCACTTTGATGCGAGATCTGGACAATAGAACTGAAG AAAAGAAAGCAGAGATTGAAAAACTGGCGGAGGAGTACGTCGTAACGGTGAAGAACCTGGCCTCGGAGCAGCGAGTGGAACACCTGCAAAAGATCCAAAATGCCTACAGCAAATGTAAAGAGTTCAGCGACGACAAAGTGCAGCTTGCGATGCAGACTTATGAGATG GTGGACAAACATATCCGCAGACTGGATGCAGATCTTGCGCGCTTTGAGAACGAGTTAAAGGAGAAACTGGAAGTGGGCGGTTATGAGAGCACCGACGGGAGAGCAGTGAAGA AAGGTGAGAGCCGTGGGCTCCGGGAGAAACGCGGCTCcaaggggagaggaagaaaaggttcAGATGAGGATTctcctaaaaagaaaaagatgaaaaacag CCCAGATTTGAGTGACGCCCTCCTGCCCATGCAGCCGTCAGACGTGTTGGACATGCCGGTTGACCCCAACGAGCCCACCTACTGCTTGTGTCACCAGGTGTCGTATGGAGAGATGATCGGATGTGATAACCCGGAT TGTCCGATCGAGTGGTTTCATTTTGCGTGCGTCGACCTCGCCACCAAACCCAAAGGCAAATG GTTTTGTCCACGATGTACccaagacaagaagaagaaatga
- the pigx gene encoding phosphatidylinositol-glycan biosynthesis class X protein isoform X1: MYFLVFLLLFCLPSCQCLNEKEEQSEDQCDLLKRSLESSSVLVEITKEGFHRQVETTIELSLGLSTGIQVMLLYRWPRGVYLDPYQIASLRDQRKWQILIDSAIDLELPAHKTQGFVTYVYPIPEGPTPRINVTIPIHGRYHQPSFEGKTSTSVHIEPPDLLLRSAKCTQFSIFEPDDVINAPCTPDNSSTCSWVKGHSQQVQDPVCLHFPVGDGLLLMPVCAGTLLVTMICCVLLSKYMWKHRIS; this comes from the exons ATGTACTTTTTAgtgtttttgctgttattttGTTTACCATCATGTCAGTGTTTGAACGAAAAGG AAGAGCAGAGTGAAGACCAATGTGATCTTCTAAAGAGGTCTCTTGAATCTTCATCAGTTTTGGTGGAGATCACCAAGGAAGGCTTCCACAG GCAGGTGGAAACTACCATTGAGCTCAGCCTTGGTTTGTCAACTGGAATCCAAGTAATGCTACTCTATAGATGGCCCCGAGGAGTCTATCTTGATCCATACCAAATTGCATCCCTGCGAGACCAAAGAAAATGGCAG ATATTAATAGATTCGGCCATTGATTTAGAGTTACCTGCTCACAAGACTCAAGGATTTGTCACCTACGTGTATCCCATCCCTGAAGGTCCGACTCCTAGAATAAACGTCACAATTCCCATTCATGGTCGCTACCACCAGCCTTCTTTTGAAGGAAAAACATCTACATCTGTCCACATAGAACCTCCTGATCTGCTGCTGCGCTCGGCAAAAT GTACACAGTTCAGCATCTTTGagcctgatgatgtcatcaatgcTCCCTGTACACCTGACAATTCAAGCACTTGTtcatgggtcaaaggtcacagtcaGCAG GTCCAAGACCCTGTGTGTTTGCACTTTCCAGTGGGTGATGGACTTTTGCTGATGCCCGTATGCGCTGGAACTCTTCTGGTCACGATGatctgctgtgtgctgctgtccAAATATATGTGGAAACACCGAATCAGTTAA
- the cep19 gene encoding centrosomal protein of 19 kDa, translated as MSFEAKRCGVKFSPPAIILIYEHKESKTLRKRTIPIRNFSKFSDHSMAAERLKNHPRHQTYLEGVSQAQLEKLHIILRDHLQGFSLEHSLASFSLDPDEDLNKLDDDRLARKKNQMDEVFERNRRHRDDADFVYDLEKDFKSTQAKCSWDDDSDDGF; from the exons ATGAGCTTCGAAGCAAAACGGTGTGGAGTGAAGTTCAGTCCTCCAGCTATAATCTTAATTTACGAGCACAAGGAGAGTAAAACACTGCGAAAACGAACTATACCAATACGGAACTTCTCCAAATTTTCTG ACCACAGCATGGCTGCAGAAAGGCTGAAGAACCACCCCCGGCACCAGACCTACCTGGAGGGAGTGTCCCAGGCCCAGCTGGAGAAGCTCCACATCATCCTGCGAGATCATTTGCAGGGTTTCAGCTTGGAACACAGCCTGGCTTCATTCAGCCTAGACCCCGACGAAGACCTGAACAAACTGGACGATGACAGGTTGGCTCGCAAGAAGAACCAAATGGATGAAGTGTTTGAGAGGAATCGGAGGCACCGGGACGACGCCGACTTTGTTTATGACCTGGAAAAGGATTTCAAGAGCACCCAAGCCAAGTGCAGCTGGGACGATGACTCCGATGATGGATTTTAA
- the pigx gene encoding phosphatidylinositol-glycan biosynthesis class X protein isoform X2: MYFLVFLLLFCLPSCQCLNEKEQSEDQCDLLKRSLESSSVLVEITKEGFHRQVETTIELSLGLSTGIQVMLLYRWPRGVYLDPYQIASLRDQRKWQILIDSAIDLELPAHKTQGFVTYVYPIPEGPTPRINVTIPIHGRYHQPSFEGKTSTSVHIEPPDLLLRSAKCTQFSIFEPDDVINAPCTPDNSSTCSWVKGHSQQVQDPVCLHFPVGDGLLLMPVCAGTLLVTMICCVLLSKYMWKHRIS, from the exons ATGTACTTTTTAgtgtttttgctgttattttGTTTACCATCATGTCAGTGTTTGAACGAAAAGG AGCAGAGTGAAGACCAATGTGATCTTCTAAAGAGGTCTCTTGAATCTTCATCAGTTTTGGTGGAGATCACCAAGGAAGGCTTCCACAG GCAGGTGGAAACTACCATTGAGCTCAGCCTTGGTTTGTCAACTGGAATCCAAGTAATGCTACTCTATAGATGGCCCCGAGGAGTCTATCTTGATCCATACCAAATTGCATCCCTGCGAGACCAAAGAAAATGGCAG ATATTAATAGATTCGGCCATTGATTTAGAGTTACCTGCTCACAAGACTCAAGGATTTGTCACCTACGTGTATCCCATCCCTGAAGGTCCGACTCCTAGAATAAACGTCACAATTCCCATTCATGGTCGCTACCACCAGCCTTCTTTTGAAGGAAAAACATCTACATCTGTCCACATAGAACCTCCTGATCTGCTGCTGCGCTCGGCAAAAT GTACACAGTTCAGCATCTTTGagcctgatgatgtcatcaatgcTCCCTGTACACCTGACAATTCAAGCACTTGTtcatgggtcaaaggtcacagtcaGCAG GTCCAAGACCCTGTGTGTTTGCACTTTCCAGTGGGTGATGGACTTTTGCTGATGCCCGTATGCGCTGGAACTCTTCTGGTCACGATGatctgctgtgtgctgctgtccAAATATATGTGGAAACACCGAATCAGTTAA
- the pigx gene encoding phosphatidylinositol-glycan biosynthesis class X protein isoform X3, with protein MSVFERKGQVETTIELSLGLSTGIQVMLLYRWPRGVYLDPYQIASLRDQRKWQILIDSAIDLELPAHKTQGFVTYVYPIPEGPTPRINVTIPIHGRYHQPSFEGKTSTSVHIEPPDLLLRSAKCTQFSIFEPDDVINAPCTPDNSSTCSWVKGHSQQVQDPVCLHFPVGDGLLLMPVCAGTLLVTMICCVLLSKYMWKHRIS; from the exons ATGTCAGTGTTTGAACGAAAAGG GCAGGTGGAAACTACCATTGAGCTCAGCCTTGGTTTGTCAACTGGAATCCAAGTAATGCTACTCTATAGATGGCCCCGAGGAGTCTATCTTGATCCATACCAAATTGCATCCCTGCGAGACCAAAGAAAATGGCAG ATATTAATAGATTCGGCCATTGATTTAGAGTTACCTGCTCACAAGACTCAAGGATTTGTCACCTACGTGTATCCCATCCCTGAAGGTCCGACTCCTAGAATAAACGTCACAATTCCCATTCATGGTCGCTACCACCAGCCTTCTTTTGAAGGAAAAACATCTACATCTGTCCACATAGAACCTCCTGATCTGCTGCTGCGCTCGGCAAAAT GTACACAGTTCAGCATCTTTGagcctgatgatgtcatcaatgcTCCCTGTACACCTGACAATTCAAGCACTTGTtcatgggtcaaaggtcacagtcaGCAG GTCCAAGACCCTGTGTGTTTGCACTTTCCAGTGGGTGATGGACTTTTGCTGATGCCCGTATGCGCTGGAACTCTTCTGGTCACGATGatctgctgtgtgctgctgtccAAATATATGTGGAAACACCGAATCAGTTAA
- the ing5a gene encoding inhibitor of growth protein 5a isoform X2, protein MATAIYLEHYLDSIENLPCELQRNFTLMRDLDNRTEEKKAEIEKLAEEYVVTVKNLASEQRVEHLQKIQNAYSKCKEFSDDKVQLAMQTYEMVDKHIRRLDADLARFENELKEKLEVGGYESTDGRAVKSESRGLREKRGSKGRGRKGSDEDSPKKKKMKNSPDLSDALLPMQPSDVLDMPVDPNEPTYCLCHQVSYGEMIGCDNPDCPIEWFHFACVDLATKPKGKWFCPRCTQDKKKK, encoded by the exons ATGGCGACGGCAATATACTTGGAACATTACCTAGACA GTATTGAGAACCTACCATGCGAGTTACAGAGAAACTTCACTTTGATGCGAGATCTGGACAATAGAACTGAAG AAAAGAAAGCAGAGATTGAAAAACTGGCGGAGGAGTACGTCGTAACGGTGAAGAACCTGGCCTCGGAGCAGCGAGTGGAACACCTGCAAAAGATCCAAAATGCCTACAGCAAATGTAAAGAGTTCAGCGACGACAAAGTGCAGCTTGCGATGCAGACTTATGAGATG GTGGACAAACATATCCGCAGACTGGATGCAGATCTTGCGCGCTTTGAGAACGAGTTAAAGGAGAAACTGGAAGTGGGCGGTTATGAGAGCACCGACGGGAGAGCAGTGAAGA GTGAGAGCCGTGGGCTCCGGGAGAAACGCGGCTCcaaggggagaggaagaaaaggttcAGATGAGGATTctcctaaaaagaaaaagatgaaaaacag CCCAGATTTGAGTGACGCCCTCCTGCCCATGCAGCCGTCAGACGTGTTGGACATGCCGGTTGACCCCAACGAGCCCACCTACTGCTTGTGTCACCAGGTGTCGTATGGAGAGATGATCGGATGTGATAACCCGGAT TGTCCGATCGAGTGGTTTCATTTTGCGTGCGTCGACCTCGCCACCAAACCCAAAGGCAAATG GTTTTGTCCACGATGTACccaagacaagaagaagaaatga